A genomic stretch from Rubripirellula reticaptiva includes:
- a CDS encoding Mrp/NBP35 family ATP-binding protein: MSNLSVDSVRAAIESHPDPESGRPIGSMDQIQDITVDGNATVVTIGLTSHSAPIADEVAEAIESKIVAAIPGTEVQIKIVDHKRPPARLGQIGLRCKSVIAVGSGKGGVGKSTVAASLALTLRRMGCKVGLMDADVYGPSIPHLLGLSGRPAITESKRIEPIKLGDMPVMSMGFLIEPDQAVIWRGPMLHGSINQFLGETDWGDLDYLIIDMPPGTGDIALTLSQALPLAGSVVVCTPQEVALLDAVKAISMFRKVNIPILGMVENMSGFLCPDCGKTYDIFGSGGARTKAEELGVAYLGGLPIDITLRKAGDEGRLADVINSDEKARAPFDAIAKSVVRNLAAKAAAAPPKASLPTL, from the coding sequence ATGAGCAATCTCTCCGTCGACTCCGTCCGCGCCGCCATCGAAAGTCATCCCGATCCTGAATCGGGTCGCCCCATCGGTTCGATGGACCAGATTCAAGACATCACGGTCGACGGCAACGCAACCGTCGTCACGATCGGCCTAACATCCCACTCGGCACCGATCGCCGATGAAGTCGCCGAAGCGATAGAAAGCAAAATCGTCGCTGCGATTCCTGGTACCGAAGTCCAAATCAAAATCGTCGATCACAAGCGACCGCCCGCTCGGCTCGGTCAAATTGGTTTACGTTGCAAGAGCGTCATCGCCGTAGGCAGTGGCAAGGGTGGCGTCGGCAAGAGCACCGTCGCCGCATCGTTGGCCCTGACGCTGCGGCGGATGGGATGCAAAGTCGGCTTGATGGACGCCGATGTTTATGGCCCCAGCATTCCCCACCTGCTTGGCCTTTCCGGCCGACCGGCCATCACCGAATCAAAACGCATCGAACCGATCAAACTGGGCGACATGCCGGTGATGTCGATGGGATTCTTGATCGAACCCGACCAAGCGGTGATTTGGCGTGGCCCGATGCTGCACGGATCGATCAATCAGTTCCTTGGCGAGACCGACTGGGGTGATTTGGACTACTTGATCATCGACATGCCGCCGGGCACCGGTGACATCGCACTGACGCTCTCCCAGGCCCTGCCACTGGCCGGCAGCGTCGTCGTCTGCACTCCCCAAGAAGTCGCGCTGCTGGACGCGGTCAAGGCAATCAGCATGTTCCGTAAGGTCAACATTCCGATCTTGGGCATGGTCGAAAACATGAGCGGGTTCTTGTGCCCGGATTGCGGGAAGACGTACGACATTTTCGGCAGCGGTGGTGCCCGCACCAAAGCGGAAGAGCTTGGCGTGGCCTACCTAGGTGGTTTGCCCATCGACATCACGCTTCGCAAAGCCGGTGACGAAGGACGCTTGGCTGACGTCATCAACAGCGACGAAAAAGCCCGCGCCCCATTCGATGCGATTGCCAAGTCGGTCGTCCGCAATTTGGCCGCCAAAGCCGCTGCGGCCCCTCCGAAAGCCAGCCTGCCAACGCTGTAG
- a CDS encoding calmodulin-binding protein, with protein sequence MLRHLLIAAALLCGIVATADNALADQRAYGQNWGGQADTRDWNRFYHYPYVYYPQNFYGQEYFRSSDDMYHRYPQEMRIPVYNKKWHNAYPSNRRFHSGHQFILDVF encoded by the coding sequence ATGCTTCGTCATCTTTTGATCGCCGCCGCGCTTCTATGCGGCATTGTTGCAACCGCCGACAACGCCTTGGCTGACCAACGGGCCTATGGCCAAAACTGGGGTGGGCAGGCGGATACGCGCGACTGGAACCGCTTCTATCACTACCCGTACGTGTACTACCCCCAGAACTTCTACGGGCAGGAGTACTTCCGCAGCAGTGATGACATGTACCATCGCTATCCGCAGGAAATGCGAATCCCCGTTTACAATAAGAAATGGCACAACGCTTACCCAAGCAACCGCCGTTTTCACAGCGGTCACCAGTTCATCCTGGACGTGTTCTAG
- a CDS encoding AAA-type ATPase lid domain-containing protein, which yields MFTGTKIRILGRLLDASDAPVWVIGSDGTLVYLSGGAADWLRRDVGPLLGRRCIAGAAISNDPLDRIAASLSPPPGFAARGTASLRIQLPAVIDGDNSLAPRRPPIEVRFVRIGTGLDAMTIAIGGSFDDRVVDPELKDAVALRERLDRWRRRHAAITTIATAGTSTGARRLRRRLQVAAATRTDIGFFGPSGSSAETIASRIHQLAAPGEPIVVVDGSLMDPELLDATLIPLINRLSDSASAMGTALVRSLDEMPLDAQSRLAELHSTYGGRLRLIALCGDLSSDRPTVVRDDDALAIDVDPMMSLQFDHTATRSISLRLVEILSALSVVIEPLSKRIEDVPLLATAILDSRRAAGEGSAERISRAALDSLVIYPWPNNYDELDAAIRQAIRAATGNSIAPEHLPLAIRTYRPGGQAAAIKAMTVSLDDAVSRYETRLINEAVEAADGNRAEAARRLGISRARLLRKLDDKPEGKSDDQADSKSKSPRSS from the coding sequence ATGTTCACCGGCACCAAAATTCGCATCCTCGGTCGACTACTCGACGCGTCGGATGCGCCGGTGTGGGTGATCGGCAGCGATGGAACGTTGGTGTACTTGTCTGGTGGCGCAGCCGACTGGCTCCGGCGCGATGTCGGGCCGTTGTTGGGCCGGCGCTGTATCGCCGGCGCAGCCATTTCGAACGATCCGCTCGACCGTATCGCGGCATCACTGTCGCCGCCGCCCGGGTTTGCTGCGCGAGGCACCGCGTCACTGCGGATCCAATTGCCCGCCGTCATCGATGGCGACAACAGTCTAGCACCGCGACGTCCACCGATCGAAGTTCGCTTTGTTCGTATCGGCACCGGTCTGGACGCGATGACCATCGCAATCGGTGGCTCGTTTGATGATCGTGTCGTTGATCCCGAACTGAAAGACGCCGTAGCGCTGCGCGAACGTCTGGATCGTTGGCGGCGCCGGCACGCCGCCATCACCACGATCGCGACGGCTGGCACATCGACAGGTGCCCGGCGATTGCGGCGACGATTGCAAGTTGCAGCAGCAACCCGCACCGACATTGGTTTCTTTGGTCCGTCCGGATCGTCCGCCGAAACGATTGCCTCGCGCATTCATCAACTCGCTGCGCCCGGCGAACCGATTGTGGTCGTGGACGGTTCGCTGATGGATCCGGAGTTATTGGACGCGACGTTGATTCCGCTGATCAATCGTTTATCGGACTCGGCATCGGCCATGGGCACCGCACTAGTACGAAGTCTCGACGAGATGCCGCTGGACGCGCAAAGCCGACTCGCGGAATTGCATTCGACCTATGGCGGACGACTTCGGCTGATCGCTTTGTGTGGCGATCTGAGTAGCGATCGTCCAACTGTCGTTCGCGACGACGATGCGCTAGCGATCGACGTCGATCCGATGATGTCTCTACAGTTCGATCACACAGCGACTCGTTCGATTAGCTTGCGATTGGTTGAGATCCTAAGCGCGTTGTCAGTCGTCATCGAACCACTTTCCAAACGCATCGAAGACGTGCCATTGTTGGCCACTGCGATTCTGGATTCTCGTCGCGCTGCTGGCGAAGGATCGGCTGAACGAATCAGCCGCGCGGCGCTGGACAGCCTGGTCATCTACCCGTGGCCAAACAACTACGACGAACTGGATGCGGCCATTCGCCAAGCCATCCGCGCCGCAACCGGCAACTCAATCGCACCCGAGCATCTGCCGCTGGCCATTCGCACTTACCGACCCGGCGGACAAGCTGCTGCGATCAAAGCGATGACGGTCTCGCTTGATGATGCCGTCTCGCGATACGAGACGCGGTTAATCAACGAAGCCGTGGAAGCAGCGGACGGCAATCGCGCCGAAGCCGCACGACGACTGGGAATCAGCCGAGCACGTTTGCTGCGCAAGTTGGACGACAAACCCGAAGGAAAATCGGATGATCAAGCCGATTCCAAATCAAAATCACCGAGATCATCATGA